The following are from one region of the Staphylococcus argenteus genome:
- a CDS encoding NRAMP family divalent metal transporter, whose protein sequence is MGRNLKNKQHGSDFEFTKNHKRLLLGSVFLMATSAIGPAFLTQTAVFTSQFFASFAFAILLSIIIDIGAQINIWRILVVTGLRGQEISNKVIPGLGTVISILIAFGGLAFNIGNIAGAGLGLNAIFGLDVKWGAAITAIFAILIFVSKSGQKIMDIVSMILGIVMILVVAYVMFVSNPPYGDAFVHTFAPEHPMKLVLPIITLVGGTVGGYITFAGAHRILDSGIKGKQYLPFVNQSAIAGILTTGIMRTLLFLAVLGVVVTGVTLSSDNPPASVFEHAIGPIGKNIFGIVLFAAAMSSVIGSAYTSATFLKTLHKSFNEKSNLIVIVFIVISTLIFLFIGKPISLLIIAGAINGWILPITLGAILIASKKKSIVGDYKHPNWMFIFGIVAVLVTILTGIFSFKEVLQLF, encoded by the coding sequence ATGGGGAGAAATTTAAAAAATAAACAGCATGGAAGTGACTTTGAATTTACTAAAAATCATAAAAGGTTATTATTAGGTTCCGTATTCTTAATGGCAACTTCTGCTATTGGACCGGCATTTTTAACACAAACTGCTGTGTTTACATCGCAATTTTTTGCTAGTTTTGCATTTGCAATTTTATTATCAATCATTATTGATATAGGTGCGCAAATCAATATTTGGCGTATTTTAGTAGTGACTGGCTTAAGGGGACAAGAAATTTCAAATAAAGTTATTCCAGGATTAGGTACTGTAATTTCGATTTTAATTGCATTTGGTGGTCTTGCATTTAATATTGGAAATATAGCAGGTGCGGGTTTAGGTTTAAATGCCATTTTTGGATTAGATGTAAAATGGGGCGCAGCAATTACTGCAATATTTGCCATATTAATCTTTGTAAGTAAAAGTGGACAAAAAATTATGGACATTGTTTCTATGATTCTCGGTATTGTGATGATATTAGTTGTCGCTTATGTAATGTTTGTTTCTAATCCGCCTTATGGGGATGCTTTTGTGCATACCTTTGCGCCAGAGCATCCAATGAAATTAGTATTGCCAATTATTACTCTAGTTGGTGGAACTGTAGGTGGTTACATTACGTTTGCAGGTGCACATCGTATTTTAGATTCGGGCATTAAAGGTAAGCAATATTTACCTTTTGTAAATCAATCAGCAATTGCTGGTATTTTGACAACTGGTATTATGAGAACATTATTATTCTTAGCAGTTTTAGGAGTTGTAGTAACAGGTGTTACACTAAGTTCTGACAATCCACCTGCATCTGTATTTGAACATGCTATTGGACCAATTGGTAAAAATATTTTTGGTATTGTATTGTTTGCTGCAGCTATGTCATCCGTGATTGGCTCTGCATATACTAGTGCGACATTTTTAAAAACACTTCATAAATCATTTAACGAAAAGAGTAATTTGATTGTAATTGTATTTATCGTAATTTCAACTTTGATTTTCTTATTCATTGGAAAACCAATCAGTTTATTAATTATTGCAGGAGCGATCAATGGTTGGATATTGCCTATTACGTTAGGTGCGATATTAATCGCTAGTAAAAAGAAATCAATTGTCGGTGATTACAAACATCCGAACTGGATGTTTATCTTTGGTATCGTAGCGGTACTTGTTACGATATTGACAGGTATCTTTTCATTTAAAGAAGTGCTCCAGTTGTTTTAA
- a CDS encoding acetyl-CoA carboxylase biotin carboxylase subunit: MLRCLIANRGEIAVRIIRACREMGIDTVAVYAKGDEQSLHVHLADQAICIGEANALDSYLNINRIIAAAEITGANAIHPGYGFLSESTKFAQAVEEHNILFIGPTKETMQMMGDKITARQTVHRAGVPVIPGSNDAINEVSEIETLAKDIGYPVVIKAASGGGGKGIRIVKRAEDLEKAFKEAKSEGQKYFDDERVYVEAFIPVAKHVEVQIMGDGKDNYVHLGERDCSVQRKNQKLIEESPCAALSEERRQQICNDAVKVARAANYRSAGTIEFLVTEDAHYFIEMNARIQVEHTVTEMRAERDLVAAQLFLLEQDRLPFTQEDIRFNGHVIEARINAENPEKKFMPTPGKVTGLHLPQGFNVRVDSLLYHGYQVSPYYDSLVAKVIVKARDRAAAIEKLKVTLDEMVIDGFSTTADFLYAVLNYPAYCDGDAKDVDIKFLEKHQIVNGVEL; encoded by the coding sequence ATGCTTCGTTGTTTAATTGCAAACAGAGGTGAAATCGCTGTAAGAATTATACGTGCTTGCAGAGAAATGGGAATAGATACTGTTGCAGTATATGCAAAAGGTGATGAACAAAGTTTACATGTTCATTTAGCAGATCAGGCTATATGTATTGGTGAAGCAAATGCTTTAGACAGTTATCTAAACATAAACCGTATAATTGCAGCTGCAGAAATAACAGGTGCAAATGCAATTCATCCAGGATATGGATTTTTATCAGAATCAACAAAATTTGCTCAAGCTGTAGAAGAACATAACATTTTGTTTATAGGTCCTACTAAGGAAACAATGCAAATGATGGGAGATAAAATAACTGCAAGACAAACAGTACATCGAGCTGGTGTTCCAGTTATTCCAGGTTCTAATGATGCTATCAATGAAGTTTCTGAAATAGAAACTCTTGCAAAAGATATCGGGTATCCAGTTGTAATTAAGGCCGCAAGTGGTGGCGGTGGTAAAGGTATTCGTATCGTTAAACGTGCCGAAGATCTTGAAAAAGCTTTTAAAGAAGCTAAAAGTGAAGGACAAAAGTATTTTGATGATGAGCGTGTATATGTAGAAGCTTTTATTCCTGTGGCAAAGCATGTAGAAGTGCAAATTATGGGAGATGGTAAAGATAATTATGTGCACTTAGGTGAGCGTGATTGTTCAGTACAACGTAAAAATCAAAAATTGATAGAAGAATCACCTTGCGCGGCACTTTCAGAAGAGAGACGACAACAAATTTGTAATGATGCAGTAAAGGTAGCGCGTGCTGCTAATTATAGAAGTGCAGGTACGATAGAATTTTTAGTAACAGAAGATGCACATTATTTCATTGAAATGAATGCACGAATTCAAGTAGAACATACAGTTACTGAAATGAGAGCAGAAAGGGATTTAGTTGCAGCTCAACTATTTTTACTTGAGCAAGACCGACTACCTTTTACACAAGAAGACATTAGATTTAATGGTCATGTTATAGAAGCGAGAATTAATGCTGAAAATCCAGAAAAGAAATTTATGCCAACGCCAGGCAAAGTGACTGGTTTACATTTACCTCAAGGTTTTAATGTACGTGTTGACTCTTTGTTATATCACGGTTATCAAGTATCACCATACTATGATTCTTTAGTTGCAAAAGTTATCGTAAAAGCGCGTGATAGAGCTGCTGCAATTGAAAAATTAAAAGTTACATTAGATGAAATGGTGATTGATGGTTTTTCAACAACAGCAGATTTTTTATATGCAGTATTAAATTATCCAGCATATTGCGATGGCGATGCGAAAGATGTTGATATCAAATTTTTAGAAAAGCACCAAATAGTAAACGGGGTGGAATTATAA
- the pxpA gene encoding 5-oxoprolinase subunit PxpA translates to MRVDLNCDLGEAYGNYSFGGDHQIIPLITSANIACGFHAGDENVINETVKLAKEHNVAIGAHPGLPDLKGFGRRNMDMSLDEIYNLMIYQLGALQGFCQIYQVRISHVKPHGALYQMGAKDKAIARVIAQAVYDFDPSLVLVGLANSFLISEAKDVGLITASEVFADRRYEDNGQLVSRRESGAVITDTEEALNQVLKMVKENKVISKNNKEITLQADTICVHGDGAHALDFVSKIRKILTKEGIDIQSL, encoded by the coding sequence ATGCGAGTCGATTTGAATTGTGATTTAGGAGAAGCATATGGAAATTATTCGTTTGGTGGTGATCATCAAATTATTCCATTAATTACAAGTGCAAATATTGCTTGTGGATTTCATGCAGGTGATGAAAATGTAATAAATGAAACTGTTAAGTTAGCAAAAGAACATAACGTTGCCATAGGCGCACATCCAGGCTTACCTGATTTAAAGGGGTTTGGTAGACGAAATATGGATATGTCTTTAGATGAAATTTATAATCTGATGATTTATCAATTAGGTGCACTACAAGGGTTTTGTCAAATTTATCAGGTTAGAATAAGTCACGTAAAGCCACATGGAGCGTTATATCAGATGGGAGCAAAAGATAAAGCGATTGCAAGAGTGATTGCACAAGCTGTTTATGACTTTGATCCCTCATTAGTCTTAGTTGGCTTGGCAAATTCATTCTTAATTTCTGAAGCAAAAGATGTTGGGCTCATTACAGCATCTGAAGTTTTTGCTGATAGACGTTATGAGGATAATGGACAGTTAGTAAGTAGGAGAGAAAGTGGAGCGGTTATCACTGATACTGAAGAAGCATTAAATCAAGTTTTGAAAATGGTTAAAGAAAATAAAGTCATCTCGAAAAACAACAAAGAAATAACGTTACAAGCAGATACAATCTGCGTGCATGGTGATGGTGCTCATGCTTTAGATTTTGTATCGAAAATAAGAAAAATATTAACGAAAGAAGGCATTGATATTCAATCCTTATAG